In Cydia amplana chromosome 2, ilCydAmpl1.1, whole genome shotgun sequence, the following proteins share a genomic window:
- the LOC134662179 gene encoding uncharacterized protein LOC134662179, producing MRVAILILIITLKVTENFAIEKREQHNGEQKLLLRKLLSLQHNNSTEKALMWNEIFANVLVNKIKILFNKQPESGLEDNPDVVTKFVSQIISLYGKLFYKVNDITHNSGNNEEEIKVDEIVDPKKEVEEVEPKYHGRLENVTENFDIDKRSVCPEHSVSDGKGNCIDPANSRFIMAIPYQCPIGYRRDRLGYCRAIF from the coding sequence atgCGCGTTGCTATTTTAATCCTAATAATAACTCTGAAAGTAACAGAAAACTTCGCAATCGAGAAGAGGGAGCAACATAATGGCGAACAAAAGTTACTTTTAAGAAAATTGCTGAGTTTACAACATAACAATTCGACGGAAAAAGCCTTGATGTGGAACGAGATTTTCGCAAATGTGTTGGTGAACAAGATAAAAATATTGTTCAACAAACAACCTGAATCCGGACTGGAAGACAATCCAGATgtcgtcacaaagtttgtgagcCAGATTATATCACTGTATGGCAAGTTGTTTTACAAAGTTAACGACATAACACATAACAGTGGGAACAATGAAGAAGAAATTAAGGTTGATGAAATAGTGGACCCAAAAAAAGAAGTAGAAGAAGTCGAACCGAAATATCATGGACGTTTAGAAAATGTGACGGAAAACTTTGATATCGACAAGAGGTCCGTGTGTCCCGAACACTCGGTGAGTGATGGAAAAGGAAACTGCATTGATCCCGCAAATTCGAGGTTTATTATGGCCATACCGTACCAATGTCCGATCGGATACAGGAGGGACAGGCTAGGCTACTGCCGAGCGATATTTTGA